The following are encoded in a window of Planctomycetaceae bacterium genomic DNA:
- a CDS encoding two-component sensor histidine kinase: MMRQKPQKTEARKISELEELSRLTGGLAHEMKNPLSIVKVNLKLISEDLAASKDQNTVRAAKKIAVVQKETDRLEQILEDFLRYIRKTELHPASVDINKLVSDMIDFYSPQATSRSITIRQAMCGEPLICFVDSNSLKQVLLNLFINAQQAMPGGELIVTTQKMNNDAVITVTDTGKGIEPENLEKIFDAYYSTKVGGSGLGLPTSKKIIEAHKGSIKVDSIIGKGTSFTILLPLESKY, translated from the coding sequence ATGATGCGGCAAAAACCTCAAAAAACAGAAGCGCGGAAGATTTCGGAGCTTGAGGAGCTAAGCAGGCTTACGGGCGGTCTTGCTCACGAGATGAAGAATCCGCTCTCGATAGTAAAAGTCAATCTCAAGCTCATCAGCGAAGACCTTGCCGCGTCGAAAGACCAAAACACAGTTCGTGCGGCAAAAAAAATCGCCGTCGTGCAGAAGGAAACCGACCGGCTGGAGCAGATTCTCGAAGATTTTCTGCGTTACATCCGCAAAACTGAACTGCACCCTGCTTCGGTCGATATCAACAAGCTTGTGAGCGATATGATTGATTTTTATTCGCCGCAGGCGACCAGCAGGTCGATTACGATTCGACAGGCAATGTGCGGCGAGCCTTTAATTTGTTTTGTCGACAGCAATTCGCTCAAGCAGGTGCTTTTGAATCTGTTCATCAACGCGCAGCAGGCAATGCCCGGCGGAGAACTGATAGTTACAACACAAAAAATGAACAATGATGCTGTAATTACCGTAACTGATACCGGCAAAGGAATCGAGCCGGAAAATCTTGAAAAAATCTTCGACGCGTATTATTCTACCAAAGTCGGCGGAAGCGGACTTGGCCTGCCGACCTCGAAAAAAATTATCGAAGCGCACAAAGGCTCAATAAAGGTTGACAGTATCATCGGCAAAGGAACATCGTTTACAATCCTTCTGCCGCTGGAAAGCAAATACTAA